A single genomic interval of Camelina sativa cultivar DH55 chromosome 11, Cs, whole genome shotgun sequence harbors:
- the LOC104724254 gene encoding uncharacterized protein LOC104724254, producing MVGEIMFRTCLSIRGSPASSFLQSFPEKLLMAESASNTASKKLIQIDVSSDSVCPWCFVGKKNLDKAIDASKDQYNFEIRWRPFFLDPSAPKEGVSKKEFYRQKYGNRYEGMFAQMTKVFKGLGLEFDTSGLTGNSLDSHRLIHYAGKQAPEKQHKLVEELFIGYFTQGKYIGDREFLVETANKVGIEGAEELLSDPNNGVTEVKEELAKYSQNISGVPNYTINGKVKVSGAQPPEIFQNAFRAASA from the exons ATGGTTGGTGAGATTATGTTTCGTACTTGTCTCTCCATTAGAGGTTCACCTGCATCTTCTTTCCTCCAATCTTTTCCAG AGAAACTCCTAATGGCTGAGTCTGCGAGCAACACCGCTTCGAAAAAGCTCATTCAAATCGATGTAAGCTCGGATTCGGTGTGTCCATGGTGCTTTGTGGGAAAGAAGAATCTTGACAAAGCCATTGATGCATCCAAAGATCAATACAACTTTGAG ATTCGATGGCGTCCGTTTTTTCTTGATCCATCTGCACCAAAAGAAGGTGTGAGTAAGAAAGAGTTTTATAGACAGAAATATGGAAACAGATATGAAGGAATGTTCGCACAAATGACCAAG GTCTTTAAAGGTCTTGGCTTAGAGTTTGACACATCCGGTCTCAC TGGGAACAGTCTGGATAGTCATAGACTTATACATTACGCCGGTAAACAAGCGCCGGAGAAACAACATAAACTTGTTGAGGAATTGTTTATCGGTTACTTCACGCAGGGGAAGTACATCGGTGACAG GGAGTTTTTAGTTGAGACGGCTAACAAGGTTGGGATAGAAGGAGCAGAAGAGTTACTCTCAGACCCCAACAATGGAGTCACAGAG GTGAAAGAAGAGCTGGCAAAGTATTCACAAAATATCAGTGGAGTTCCAAATTATACG attAACGGGAAGGTGAAAGTGAGTGGTGCGCAACCGCCCGAGATATTCCAAAATGCGTTTAGAGCGGCTTCAGCTTGA